The Triticum aestivum cultivar Chinese Spring chromosome 4B, IWGSC CS RefSeq v2.1, whole genome shotgun sequence sequence TCATGAATGGTAATCTTTTCATATCTGCATTGGTACAAGACCATCATCCATCCATGATTTGTTATGCAAACATGTGCTCCATTTTCTCTTCTTGAGGacaatatattttttaattttgtTATGCGCAGTTTCTGACCTTTTGTTGCCCGTGATGTTTTTTCTAGGTTATAAGATTATCGGGAGCAACTCAGGAAGTCCCGAGATCTGTAATTTGTAATGTTCATGGAGTAAACCCGAAATTTATTGAAATTGGCAAATTAAAGCATCAGCAAATATCTCAAAGAGAACAatcattcttcaagggtgcatattATATTGGAAAGATGGTCTGGAGTAAAGGCTACACAGAGCTGCTTCAGCTGCTTCAGAAGCACCAAAAGGAATTGTCTGGTCTCAAGATGGAGCTGTATGGCAGTGGAGAAGATTCCGGTGAAGTTAAAGCATCAGCTGAGAAACTCAGTCTGGACGTTAGAGTCTATCCTGGCCGCGACCATGCAGATTCAATATTTCACGAGTGAGATCCTGCGTCTTTCCTATTCCTTAATTTATCGTTTCGTGTGCTCCAAAGGGCCACACAAGCGGCGTAGCTGCTAGTGCTAGTTCGAGCTATACATTTTACCACAATTGCTTTATGTCATCAGTTTATTCCTAAACCAGCTGATTTATATTACCTATTGTTTGTTTCAGCTACAAGGTTTTCATAAACCCAAGCACAACAGATGTAGTTTGCACCACAACTGCAGAAGCCTTGGCGATGGGAAAGATTGTGATCTGCGCAAACCATCCTTCAAATGAATTTTTCAAAAGATTTCCCAACTGCCACATGTACAGCACGGAGAAAGAGTTTGTGAGGCTAACCATGAAAGCACTGTCAGAAGAGCCGATCCCACTGACCGAGGAACTGAGGCACGAGCTTTCCTGGGAGGCAGCGACAGAGAGGTTTGTCAGGGTTGCCGAAATCGCACCAGCCACGCCCGCCAAGCAACATCCTTCCACTTCACAGCGTTTCATGTACATCAACCCGGATGAGCTGAAGAAGAACATGGAAGAGGCGTCGGCATTCTTTCACAACACCATCTCTGGGTTTGAAGCCGCCCGTTGTGTGTTTGGGGCGATACCGAACAGCCTGCAGCCCGATGAACAGCAGTGCAAGGAGCTCGGGTGGAGACCCCAGGGATTATAGCCTTTCCACCTCCATGCTGTTGGCATCGACCATACAAGTTTACAACTAATCGCAGCCCAGTTGGGGGGCTGAGGAAACTAACTCTGAAACGGAAACATGTGTGCTCTGAAAGGGATTACCGTTTGACAGGCCCTTGCTTTGCTCTCTTTCTGGTGTGATGAAACTGCAGTTTTCCTTGGTGGCGTCCATCAGATCTGTATCTGGCGATTGTGAAGTCTACCAGCAGGTGAGGAGTGCTCCTGTAAGTACAAAGTTGAAGCGCTCGGCAGTGCGACGGTCTCATCGTCAGGTGGCATGTATGTATGCTTTGTAACATAACATGCGTGGCAACTACTTGTGGCAAGATATAGTTCTAGAAAAATATGTTAAGAATAGAAGTATGGGTAATGTTTTGGCCAAACAGGGAGATTCACAGTTTTGGAGGGAAATACTAAAACACAGAGACCATTTTGTCTCCTTGTGTAAGTTTAAAATTGGAGATGGTAAAAGAGCTCGATTCTGGGAAGATTGGTGGATTGGCAATGCTCCATTAAACAAGAAATTTCCTAGGTTATATGATCTATGCTTTGATAAAAAGAAAACAGTTAAAGAAAtttttgacaatagattagataaTGTTCAGTTTAGAAGAACTTTACTAGGAGATGCAAGAGAACTGTGGGGGCATATTAAAGAGGCATGTAGTGTGGTGACATTGAATGAGGATAGAGATGAGATAAAATGGACTCTCAACAAAAAGGGAGTCTATACTGTTAAGTTCTTCTATAGACACCTGATTGAAAACGGGGTCAAATATCCACATTTGTATATGTGGAAGATTAAGATGCCACCTAGAATCAAGGTGTTCATGTGGTTGGCCCTTAGAAAAAGTATTCTCACAAAAGATAATTTGATTTGTAGGGGTGGAAGGGAGATGATAAATGCCCTTTTTATGGGCAAAAAGAGAACATAAATCATCTTTTTCTGGCTTGCTCGGTTGCTAGATTGTTATGGAACATATTAAAGTGGGCTTTCAATCTTAAGGATATTCCAGATACATTAGATGCTGTTATGAAAACTTGGGTAAATACttttggaaaagatgaaaaaagtCTGGTCATGATAGGAGTACGATTTGTTGGACTATTTGGAAACTTAGGAATAGTGTGATATTTGACAACAATAGGGTAAATGATCCctatgttcctgttactctgtttATTAAAAACCTAAATGATTGGAATATTTTGCAGACAAATTCCGCAAGAAGTAAGCTGATGGAGGCCGGAGTGAAGCTAGTGAGTGAGGTGGTAGAAGAAATTTTCAAAGCAGCGTATGGGTGGCGCCTGAAGACTGGGAGGATCGAAGGGTAACTGAAGCCCTCCCTGCTGTGATGGAAAAATCTTGGCTCCTGCCTTTTCATGCTGGCTTCGCTTCATTTTGCTGATGTTCAGACTAAGTGGATGACCCTGTAATATTGTGTCTGCTATAAAATGGTAGTTTCTCTTTGTAGCCTCTGTTCTTATAACAGAGTCTGTTGCCGCTCTGGGGCTGGATTCTTCTGAATCTAGACCTTGAACCATTCTTGTAGGTTCTCTCCACTGTCTTTGGGCTTCGGGGAGGAGAAGGGATGGCTTCTCCTCCTTCCTCAATGTGGCAGTAGGTTGATCCGTTAGAAGAGTGGAGTTTCGTGTTGAGGGGAGTgtgttccttttttcttttttctgtagcAAGACTTGGTGATTTTTGTTAATGGAAATCGGAGAGAGTGctctcttttatcaaaaaaaagaaaaaaactactagtCCACTACCGTGTAAAGCCGGCTTGTGTTTCGCAACAATTCTATATGCTGCTGCTCTTGGCTCATCTGAAAAAGTCTTCTTGTATAGGAGTATATTGCTCCGTTCCTGTGTGCCACTTGTTATAAACCTGGAGAGCTTTTGGTCGGGTGGCCTACGTGCCGAGCAGCTGTAGCAGGAGAACCAGCAAGCGATGACGTGAGGCGTCGTGTTTGCTTCCTGGTAGCAATTGACCCCCGCTCGACGCATCATCCGTCCGGTATACATATCTCCGTCCACCTCACACGATTCCGACCAAATTCATAGTCAGGACACGTACACGCACTAAAACACG is a genomic window containing:
- the LOC123092628 gene encoding digalactosyldiacylglycerol synthase 2, chloroplastic translates to MAMARRQHITIFTTASLPWMTGTAVNPLFRAAYLAKAGDWEVTLVVPWLSKGDQMLVYPNKMKFSGPAEQEGYVRRWLEERTGPLPRFNINFYPGKFSTEKRSILPVGDITETISDEKADIAVLEEPEHLTWYHHGRRWKNKFRKVIGVAHTNYLEYVKREKNGYIHAFLLKHINSWVTDIYCHKVIRLSGATQEVPRSVICNVHGVNPKFIEIGKLKHQQISQREQSFFKGAYYIGKMVWSKGYTELLQLLQKHQKELSGLKMELYGSGEDSGEVKASAEKLSLDVRVYPGRDHADSIFHDYKVFINPSTTDVVCTTTAEALAMGKIVICANHPSNEFFKRFPNCHMYSTEKEFVRLTMKALSEEPIPLTEELRHELSWEAATERFVRVAEIAPATPAKQHPSTSQRFMYINPDELKKNMEEASAFFHNTISGFEAARCVFGAIPNSLQPDEQQCKELGWRPQGL